One Candidatus Zixiibacteriota bacterium genomic window carries:
- a CDS encoding PDZ domain-containing protein, with the protein MKTELRIRLYALMLAIVAISVIWIVGSGDAAQSTLQNVVYGNSMYAQANPGTAPPSEAAPSQRHSIAYYTKMMADIAYKIHSRYMEDVDPESLIDAGIEGMLSNLDPYSVVLKPKSYESLMENTHGKYEGVGMQIDLRDNRVTIVAPMEGTPAWRMGFRAGDQILKIDTVSTDGMKTDEAANLMRGPAGSKVKLTIQRPGIEYPLEFDVERAVIELHSVRYYGMIQPGIGYVRIDKFSESTTDELVSAINDMKNNMGMKSLVFDLRSNGGGLLDQAISVANLFLPKDKLVVYTQGKYPTSQRKYFSQNEPIFPDGDLVVLVNGGTASASEIVSGALQDWDRGVIVGNTTFGKGLVQQIFGGQDGEAALKLTTAKYYIPSGRCIQKPERAKKNWQPEADEDMTLEEKNKEDDAGREVFQTAGGRKVYGGGGVVPDVVVEDETWKPIEYNLVRKNMFFEFAIDYTTTQKNLPKNFEVSSDMVEAFRKYIKDKGFDYKTALELDLEKFEETAREMKKENLFAADVNEMKRLIEQEKAKDFDESLPYIKQSIKREILRKEYGEKGIYEEITLKEDPHVKQALELLKDKAKYGTLLKPVAKKDQG; encoded by the coding sequence ATGAAGACTGAGTTGCGCATTAGGCTTTATGCCCTCATGCTCGCGATTGTGGCCATCAGCGTCATCTGGATTGTCGGATCGGGCGACGCCGCCCAGTCGACCTTGCAGAACGTCGTCTACGGCAACAGCATGTACGCCCAGGCCAATCCCGGCACGGCGCCGCCTTCGGAGGCAGCTCCCTCGCAGCGGCATTCCATCGCTTACTACACCAAGATGATGGCCGACATTGCGTACAAGATTCATTCGCGTTACATGGAAGATGTCGATCCGGAGAGTCTGATTGACGCCGGGATTGAGGGGATGCTTTCGAATCTTGACCCCTACAGTGTGGTGTTGAAGCCGAAGTCGTATGAATCGCTGATGGAGAATACCCACGGCAAGTACGAGGGTGTCGGAATGCAGATCGATCTGCGGGACAATCGCGTCACCATCGTGGCGCCGATGGAGGGTACGCCCGCCTGGCGGATGGGCTTCCGCGCCGGCGACCAAATTCTCAAGATCGACACGGTGTCGACGGACGGGATGAAGACGGACGAGGCCGCCAATTTGATGCGCGGACCGGCAGGTTCAAAAGTGAAGTTGACCATCCAGCGCCCCGGCATCGAGTATCCGCTCGAATTTGACGTTGAGCGCGCGGTCATCGAACTGCACTCAGTGCGCTACTACGGCATGATCCAGCCCGGTATCGGTTACGTCCGGATCGACAAGTTTTCGGAATCGACCACCGACGAGCTGGTCAGTGCCATCAATGACATGAAGAACAATATGGGGATGAAATCGCTGGTGTTCGACCTGCGCTCCAACGGCGGTGGCTTGCTCGACCAGGCGATCAGCGTCGCCAATCTCTTCCTGCCGAAGGACAAGCTGGTGGTTTACACGCAGGGTAAATACCCGACCTCGCAGCGCAAGTACTTCTCGCAGAATGAACCCATCTTCCCGGACGGCGATTTAGTCGTGCTGGTCAATGGCGGCACAGCTTCCGCGTCCGAAATCGTTTCGGGTGCTTTGCAGGATTGGGATCGCGGCGTGATTGTCGGCAATACGACGTTTGGCAAGGGTCTGGTACAGCAGATTTTCGGCGGGCAGGACGGTGAGGCGGCGTTGAAGCTGACGACCGCCAAGTATTACATCCCCTCCGGGCGTTGTATCCAGAAACCGGAACGCGCCAAGAAGAACTGGCAGCCGGAAGCGGACGAGGACATGACGCTCGAAGAGAAGAACAAAGAGGATGACGCCGGCCGAGAAGTGTTCCAGACCGCCGGCGGCCGCAAGGTTTATGGTGGCGGCGGCGTGGTGCCGGATGTGGTCGTAGAGGACGAAACCTGGAAGCCGATCGAGTACAATCTCGTGCGTAAGAACATGTTCTTCGAGTTCGCGATCGACTACACCACGACGCAGAAGAATCTGCCGAAGAACTTCGAAGTCAGCAGCGACATGGTTGAAGCGTTTCGTAAATACATCAAGGATAAGGGCTTTGACTACAAGACGGCGCTCGAGCTGGATCTGGAGAAATTCGAGGAGACGGCGCGCGAGATGAAGAAAGAAAACCTCTTCGCCGCCGACGTCAACGAGATGAAGCGGTTAATCGAGCAGGAGAAGGCCAAGGACTTCGACGAATCGCTGCCGTATATCAAGCAGTCGATCAAGCGCGAAATCCTGCGCAAGGAGTATGGCGAGAAAGGCATCTACGAGGAGATCACCCTCAAGGAAGACCCGCACGTCAAGCAGGCGCTGGAGCTGCTGAAGGACAAGGCCAAGTACGGTACGCTGCTGAAGCCGGTGGCCAAGAAGGACCAGGGTTAA